Part of the Syntrophorhabdaceae bacterium genome is shown below.
GTAGGGACATGCTCAGACGATTTGATGGGTTTCCACACGGCGGAATACGTTTCCATAAGATCGAGCGCAGCACTCACCACCTGGTAGAGCATTGCACTCAAATCCGCGCCGGGGTCTTTTGCGTCGTGGATCTTTGCCCCGAGATATGATTGGCAGACCGGGAAATTGTTCGCAATGGCAGTGGATGTCATCCATATATCTATGCCATATCGCGCGACATCCGTTTCCCACACATCCTTGGCCAGGTAAAAGCCGGCAAGTTTTCCTGAAAAACCAAAATCACCACCAATAGGTTGTCTGACGCGCTTGCCATAGAGAGCGCTCGTTAAGGGATAGACTATGCTGTTTGTAATAGTACCGTCGTATTTGTGTCTCTGGTAAAGAGGTGCGACATAATCAAAACCCCCTTCGAGAACAGGCTTGATAAGAAGCTCGATCCATTCAGGGGTGATGCTTCTGAGATCCGAGTCGACAACGGCACAGGCCTTTACCTTGAGGGCGTTGGCGATCTCGAAGATTGCCCTGAATGCGCTCCCCTTGCCGGGGATCCCTTGATATGGGGTCACGATCTTAAAAAAAGGAGCCGCCTTCCGTGTTATAAGGATTGTTTGAAAGTCATCAACCGTTGTATCTTGAACGATCTCCTTTGTTCCGTCAGTAGAGCCTCCGTCTGAATTAACGAGAAGTGTCTTTTTGTCAGGGAAATATTTTGCAAGACCTGCCTGTACGGCCCTCACTACGTGACCTATCGTGCGTGCATTGTTATAGCTTGGGATTCCCACGAGGATATCCGCTTCACCTATCCCCCTGGTTTGCTCGTCAATCGGGGTGTTTGCCGCGATATTGTCCGTGCCGTTCTTCACTGTTTTGCCGTTACCTCACTTTGTCAAGGAGAGCAACCGGGTAATTTGCAAGGATCTCCCCGATATATAAGACCTTCGACTGTTCGTGA
Proteins encoded:
- a CDS encoding glycosyltransferase; the encoded protein is MKNGTDNIAANTPIDEQTRGIGEADILVGIPSYNNARTIGHVVRAVQAGLAKYFPDKKTLLVNSDGGSTDGTKEIVQDTTVDDFQTILITRKAAPFFKIVTPYQGIPGKGSAFRAIFEIANALKVKACAVVDSDLRSITPEWIELLIKPVLEGGFDYVAPLYQRHKYDGTITNSIVYPLTSALYGKRVRQPIGGDFGFSGKLAGFYLAKDVWETDVARYGIDIWMTSTAIANNFPVCQSYLGAKIHDAKDPGADLSAMLYQVVSAALDLMETYSAVWKPIKSSEHVPTLGFQYDVGLEPVNVNLERMVDRFSLGIKELGVFWKEFMSKELYNFFIKLTGSGKKTFRIPDEIWVE